The Methanocella arvoryzae MRE50 DNA window TAAAATATCGCCAATAATACTGGTCGTATCAGCTTTTGGCGCTTATAGCTCGGCTAAAAAGGAAAAATACTTTCTGTTAGCAGGCGGTTGCCTGTAAACTGATTGGATCGCCCGATTACTCTATTATGGTTTCCCCATATGGCATACCTTAGGCCGGGCCGAGGCCGACCTTTACCGACACCTGTACCAGGCTGAAGGCCCTGAAGTTAATCCCAAGAAAGTATATTTGTCATCAGGGTAACTCTAATTACATCAACCCCATCGAGGTTAATGAATGAAGCTCAGAGCACAGCCCTATGACATCGAAGTGGGCCGGTACGAAGTGATCATCAACTCCGCCGACGCGGAGGAGCTAGGCGTGCTGGCGGGCGACCGCGTCCAGGTGAAGGACAAGGATACTATTACTGCGGTCGTAGAGACGACGGACGCCATCGTGAGCCCGGGCAAAATCGGCATCTACCGCGAAGCGTGGGAATCCATTAAGGTAGTGCCCGATGAGGTGGTCGAAGTGCTGCCCGCGGCCAAGCCCAAGTCAGTCTCCTTCATCAGGAAGAAGATGGACAAGCAAAAGCTGACCAGCGAAGAGATGCACGCCATCATCGAGGACATCGTGGACGGCAACCTCACCGAGGTCGAGCTGACCGCCTTCGTCACGGCATCGTACATCTACACCATGGACTCGGACGAGATCGAGTGGATGACCCGGGCTATGGTGAAGACGGGCGACCAGATCTCGTTCGACGTCCACCCGGTCATGGACCACCACAGCATCGGCGGCGTCCCCGGCAACAAGATCTCGCTCTGCATCGTGCCCATCATCGCCGCGGCGGGCCTGCTGATCCCCAAGACCAGCAGCCGGGCCATCACCGGCGCCGGAGGCAGCGCAGACCTCATGGAAATCCTCTGCCCCGTCAGCTTCAGGGCGGACGAGATCAAGAAGATGACGACCAAAGTCGGAGGCTGCCTCGTCTGGGGCGGGGCCACCAACATCGCCCCGGCGGACGACAAGATCATCAACGTCGAATACCCGCTGTCCATCGACCCGAAATCCCAGTTGCTGGCGTCGGTCATGGCCAAGAAGTTTGCCGTAGGCGCAGACACTATGGTGCTCGACATACCGTGCGGCAACGAGACCAAGATTCCGACAGTGCAGGAAGGCAGGAAGCTCGCCAGGGACTTCATGGAACTCGGCGACCGGTTAGGCATGAAGATCGAGTGCGCCTTAACGTATGGCGGCACCCCGCTGGGCCGGGCCATCGGCGGCGGAGTGGAAGTCAGGGAGGCCATGGTCATGCTTGAAAAGTTCGAAGGGCCCCGGAGCTTGTTGGAGAAGACCATCGCCATCTCCGGCATGATGCTGGAAATGGGCGGCGTCGCCCCAAAGAACGAGGGCGCGAAGATGGCCGTCGAACTGGTCAAGAGCGGCAAAGCCCTGCAAAAGTTCAAGGAGATCATCGAAGTCCAGGGCGGCGACCCAAAGGTCACCTCCGACATGGTCCCCATCGGCGACAAGGTCGCGACCGTGCTATCCCCCCAGGACGGCTACGTCCTCGAAATATCCAACAAGAGACTGGTCTACATGTGCCGCCTCGCCGGCGCCCCCCACGACAAAGGAGTGGGCGTCATTCTCCACAAGAAGAAAGGGGAGTACGTGAAGAAGGGCGACGGACTCTTTACATTGTATGCGGACAAGGAGTGGAAGCTGGACGCTGCGATAAAAGAGTCCCTGAGGAATCCGATCATGATGGTCGAGGGCATGATCCTGGAGAAAATCGAGGTGGTTTAAGCTTCCTTGTGAGAGGCTTAAACATCTTCTTTTTTATATAATACGGTTTTTCCATAGAATTCATCGCGGGTCGACGCCCGTCCACTGACGGGCTACTCGTCTTTTCTGGTACTCCGATGCCGGGACCGCACTCGCACCCTCGGAGGCACGACCTGGCTGCGCCTTCGGCTACGCCAGTCGAACCCCCTTCGCAAGCGCTAAGCGACGCCACTTCGTAGGCGTCCATTGCCCCGTTATCTCCGTATCATCGCTGATGGGCAGGACAAGCCCGAAACGCCTCGCCGACCGCTA harbors:
- a CDS encoding AMP phosphorylase, producing the protein MKLRAQPYDIEVGRYEVIINSADAEELGVLAGDRVQVKDKDTITAVVETTDAIVSPGKIGIYREAWESIKVVPDEVVEVLPAAKPKSVSFIRKKMDKQKLTSEEMHAIIEDIVDGNLTEVELTAFVTASYIYTMDSDEIEWMTRAMVKTGDQISFDVHPVMDHHSIGGVPGNKISLCIVPIIAAAGLLIPKTSSRAITGAGGSADLMEILCPVSFRADEIKKMTTKVGGCLVWGGATNIAPADDKIINVEYPLSIDPKSQLLASVMAKKFAVGADTMVLDIPCGNETKIPTVQEGRKLARDFMELGDRLGMKIECALTYGGTPLGRAIGGGVEVREAMVMLEKFEGPRSLLEKTIAISGMMLEMGGVAPKNEGAKMAVELVKSGKALQKFKEIIEVQGGDPKVTSDMVPIGDKVATVLSPQDGYVLEISNKRLVYMCRLAGAPHDKGVGVILHKKKGEYVKKGDGLFTLYADKEWKLDAAIKESLRNPIMMVEGMILEKIEVV